The sequence below is a genomic window from Streptosporangium lutulentum.
CAACGCGGCGCTGGTCGCGGCGGCCCTGACCCATGGGCGCGGGGATTTCACGGCCTCGATCGCCGGGGCCGTCGCCGGAGGCTGGGACACCGACTCGGCGGGAGCGACGGTGGGATCGATCGCGGGCGGGCTGCTCGGCGCGTCAGGGATCCCCGCCGAGTGGGCGCTGGAGAACCGGCTGGCCAGCGGCATGCGAGGTTTCGACGGCATCGGCTTCGACGAGCTCACCCGCCGTACCCTGGCGGTCGCGGGGGCACAGCCGTGCGACCCGGCGTCATGACCCGCCCGTCCCGGCGGTCGCGGGCAGCCGGTCACCACCGGGTGACGGGCGAGCGAGAGGACAGAGCATGATCTCGGTTTTCGGCAGCGCCAACATGGACCTGGTCGCCTACACCGCGACCGCCCCCAGGCGTGGCGAGACGGTGACCGGCCGGGCGTTCGGCACGGTGCCCGGCGGCAAGGGCGCCAACCAGGCCGTCGCCGCGGCCCGCGCCGGCGCCGAGGTCGCGTTCGTCGGCGCGGTGGGGGACGACGCCTTCGGGCCGGTCATGCGAGAGACCCTGGAGTCGGCGGGCGTGGACGTGAGCCGCCTCCGGGTCGTGCCGGGCTCCTCGGGCATCGCCCACATCGTCGTCGACGACGAGGGCGGCAACTCCATCATCGTGATCCCCGGCGCGAACGGCACCGTGACGGGCGTCTCTCAGGACGATCTCTCCGTCATCGCCCGCTCCGACGCGCTGCTGCTCCAGCTCGAACTGCCCATGGAGGCCGTGGTGGCCGCGGCCCGCCAGGCCGAGGTCCCCGTGATCCTCACTCCCGCCCCGGCCCGGGAGCTGCCGTCCGAGCTGCTCGGCGCCGTCGCCCTGATCGTGCCCAACGAGCACGAGGCCGAGGCGATCACCGGTCTCGCCGACCCCGGCGAGGCACTCGAGGCGCTGCTGGACCTCGTCCCCGAAGCCGTGATCACCCTCGGCGGGCGGGGCGCGCTGTACGGCTCGCGTTCCGGCGAACGGCTGCGCGTGCCCGCCGTACCGGTGAAGGCGGTCGACACCACGGCGGCGGGGGACACCTTCGTCGGCGCGCTGGCCGTGGCGCGGGCCGAGGGCAGGCCGCAGGCGGAGGCCCTGCGGTTCGCCGCCACGG
It includes:
- the rbsK gene encoding ribokinase — encoded protein: MISVFGSANMDLVAYTATAPRRGETVTGRAFGTVPGGKGANQAVAAARAGAEVAFVGAVGDDAFGPVMRETLESAGVDVSRLRVVPGSSGIAHIVVDDEGGNSIIVIPGANGTVTGVSQDDLSVIARSDALLLQLELPMEAVVAAARQAEVPVILTPAPARELPSELLGAVALIVPNEHEAEAITGLADPGEALEALLDLVPEAVITLGGRGALYGSRSGERLRVPAVPVKAVDTTAAGDTFVGALAVARAEGRPQAEALRFAATAAALSVRREGASTSMPTRAEIDAALR